Proteins from a genomic interval of Paenibacillus sp. FSL R5-0623:
- a CDS encoding carbohydrate ABC transporter permease, with product METTKNYRFSTIVTEIVMVLLGLLFLVPFYFLFVNSVKTFGDLLTNSAAWPEVFQWGNYANAWEKINFPSALMNSLIVTVVSNLLLVLISSMAAYRMVRSNTRFNRILFGMFIAAMVIPFQSIMIPLVTVTSNLGLIDSLGGLIICYLGFGAPMSVFLFHGFVKSVPLEIEEAARVDGSSVYGVFFRIVFPLMKPMYVTVIILNTLWIWNDYLLPSLILQSSNLRTIPIATFALFGQYTKQWDLALPALVLGIMPIIIFFLLMQKYIIQGITAGSVKG from the coding sequence ATGGAGACGACGAAAAATTACCGCTTCAGTACCATAGTAACCGAGATTGTCATGGTACTCCTTGGACTTTTATTCCTGGTTCCGTTTTACTTCCTGTTTGTGAATTCAGTCAAAACCTTCGGTGATCTGCTCACCAATTCAGCTGCATGGCCGGAAGTATTCCAGTGGGGCAACTATGCGAACGCTTGGGAGAAAATTAACTTCCCGTCGGCGCTGATGAACTCGCTTATCGTTACCGTGGTCAGCAATCTGTTGCTTGTGCTGATCAGTTCCATGGCCGCGTACCGAATGGTTCGCAGCAATACCCGGTTCAACCGGATTTTGTTCGGCATGTTCATTGCCGCCATGGTGATTCCGTTCCAGTCTATCATGATTCCACTCGTTACTGTAACCAGTAATCTGGGATTGATCGACAGCCTTGGCGGCCTCATTATCTGTTATCTCGGTTTCGGAGCACCGATGTCGGTCTTCCTGTTCCACGGATTCGTAAAATCCGTCCCACTGGAGATTGAGGAAGCGGCTCGCGTGGATGGAAGCTCGGTCTACGGGGTGTTCTTCCGGATCGTATTTCCACTCATGAAACCGATGTATGTAACCGTCATCATTCTGAACACACTCTGGATTTGGAATGATTATCTGCTTCCATCCCTGATCCTGCAAAGCTCCAACCTGCGTACGATCCCGATTGCGACCTTTGCACTCTTCGGACAATATACGAAGCAATGGGATCTGGCTTTGCCGGCACTTGTGCTCGGTATTATGCCGATCATTATCTTCTTCCTGCTGATGCAGAAGTATATCATTCAGGGGATTACCGCTGGATCAGTTAAAGGGTGA
- a CDS encoding ABC transporter substrate-binding protein: MKRMTKLTLLMLIAFSVMLAGCGNGDKSGSPVNTDAQGGGEAAAGDKTIKIFQFKVEIAEALNRLKAEYESSHPGVKLDIQTVGGGSDYGAALKAKFAAGEQPDIFNVGGYRELDTWLEYLEDLSGESWAKDALEVAKEPMTKDGKLYGQPLALEGYGFIYNKDLFQKAGITEIPTTLEQLDQAAQKLQAAGITPFSNGYQEWWVLGNHNVNVAFANQADPVKFIQGLNESTEKIPGNQVFADWINLLDLTLKYSNKNPLTTDYNTQVTLFASGEAAMMQQGNWTQVQIDGIDPDLNLGILPMPITNEPNDKLFVGVPNYWVVNKNSQVKPEAKEFLEWLVTSDIGKQYMTKEFKFIPAFSSITASEEDLGDLATEIMKYSQENKTLSWNFNRFPEGVPQEYGSTIQAYVAGKSDKAGLLDALQQNWDSLKK; the protein is encoded by the coding sequence ATGAAAAGAATGACAAAGTTGACGTTGCTTATGCTGATTGCTTTTTCGGTAATGCTCGCGGGTTGTGGCAATGGAGACAAGAGTGGTAGTCCGGTCAATACGGATGCTCAAGGTGGTGGCGAGGCTGCTGCTGGAGATAAAACTATTAAGATCTTTCAATTCAAAGTCGAAATTGCGGAAGCGCTCAATCGTCTCAAAGCGGAATATGAATCCTCCCATCCAGGCGTCAAACTGGACATTCAAACTGTAGGTGGCGGCAGTGACTACGGTGCTGCATTAAAAGCCAAGTTTGCCGCTGGCGAACAACCGGACATATTCAACGTAGGTGGTTATCGTGAATTGGATACATGGCTTGAATATCTGGAAGATCTGTCTGGAGAATCATGGGCCAAGGATGCACTCGAAGTAGCCAAAGAGCCAATGACCAAAGACGGCAAGCTCTACGGACAGCCGCTGGCGCTGGAGGGTTATGGTTTCATTTATAACAAAGACCTCTTCCAAAAAGCTGGTATTACCGAAATTCCAACGACACTGGAACAATTGGATCAAGCTGCACAGAAACTTCAGGCCGCAGGCATTACCCCATTCTCTAACGGGTATCAGGAGTGGTGGGTACTGGGCAATCATAACGTAAACGTGGCATTTGCAAATCAGGCAGATCCGGTGAAATTCATCCAGGGACTCAACGAAAGTACGGAGAAAATTCCTGGCAACCAAGTGTTCGCCGACTGGATCAACTTGCTCGACTTAACGTTGAAGTACAGCAACAAAAACCCTCTGACAACAGACTACAATACGCAAGTTACGTTGTTTGCGAGTGGAGAAGCAGCGATGATGCAACAAGGAAACTGGACTCAAGTACAGATTGATGGAATTGATCCGGATCTGAATCTGGGTATCCTGCCAATGCCAATTACTAATGAACCAAATGACAAATTGTTTGTCGGTGTGCCGAACTATTGGGTTGTGAACAAGAACTCTCAAGTGAAACCGGAAGCAAAAGAGTTTTTGGAATGGCTCGTAACTTCGGATATCGGGAAACAATACATGACAAAAGAATTCAAATTCATCCCGGCATTCAGTTCCATCACGGCATCCGAAGAGGATCTGGGTGACCTCGCCACAGAGATCATGAAGTATAGCCAGGAAAATAAAACACTCAGCTGGAACTTCAACCGTTTCCCTGAAGGGGTTCCACAAGAGTATGGCAGCACAATTCAGGCTTACGTTGCGGGCAAATCGGATAAAGCCGGATTGCTCGACGCATTGCAACAGAACTGGGATAGTCTGAAAAAATAA
- a CDS encoding TetR/AcrR family transcriptional regulator, translating to MNRTKAVEVAAQLFLRQGYSYVSMDEVVRVSGVSKSNIYYHYKNKEELLQAVVQYWIAQYESELYLLLSQRERGVEERIYSFMALLSAGIEGRNYEGSCPFVTLYMQTPDSAPQVKESISRFFRELRPMVEKLFQQGLDRGEFRKEIEPGPAALLFIAALEGSLILAGTARDVGIIEQSARTFCQMLR from the coding sequence GTGAACCGGACCAAGGCAGTTGAAGTGGCGGCACAATTATTTCTGCGTCAGGGGTACAGCTACGTCAGCATGGATGAAGTCGTGCGAGTGAGTGGGGTATCCAAGTCGAATATTTATTATCATTATAAAAACAAGGAGGAACTGCTTCAGGCCGTGGTACAATACTGGATTGCCCAGTATGAGTCGGAGCTGTATCTGCTGCTCAGTCAGCGTGAGCGAGGAGTGGAGGAGCGTATCTACTCGTTTATGGCATTACTGTCGGCAGGCATTGAGGGCCGAAATTACGAAGGGAGCTGTCCTTTTGTTACGTTATATATGCAGACACCGGACAGTGCACCCCAAGTGAAGGAAAGCATATCCAGATTCTTTCGTGAGCTTAGACCTATGGTGGAGAAGTTGTTTCAGCAAGGTTTGGATCGCGGTGAATTTCGCAAAGAAATCGAACCGGGACCGGCTGCGTTGTTGTTTATTGCAGCACTGGAAGGTTCACTAATCCTAGCGGGAACTGCCCGCGATGTTGGGATTATAGAACAATCGGCACGTACGTTTTGTCAGATGCTTCGTTAA
- a CDS encoding alpha/beta fold hydrolase, which produces MIVHTTNMNQVISKSNMASTTIFMTGSTGFIGKETVKQLTQGDAQLLLLVRSEQRARTVLKAYGVKDFDRITFITGDLSKSGLGLTAADRERALEANVIIHAGGTMDVTLERKVAEQIFMNGAREVAQLAQEIHRTHGLRHFIHVVGYMSPYGERNEQGNYLQVEHVDNNESAYEEMKFHADLHIREHAKQHHYPLSVVNPSTVVGPRPTGETEQTGGIGLLIQAIQKGLMPVVPGGSSYWLPLVENDLVAQTLVFLSRETAPVGGTYPLLARKKDSPNMKELLQLLAQQLDVPKPKGAVPLPWIQWIMRSGGSRISGVPAESVAFITNRSFPVEETEALFTRMGQNWPDIREQLPLVTADLDYRLRYTPLPEGFPTDYTRSRSGNMAMLGWEGEGEPWIIVHGLLQSADEMLPLGQQLRDRTGNPVWLIDLAGFGRSPVHQGEEAFEGQVDALLTALGEFEGPVKLVGHSIGAAIAAEAQMRSGRTDIRLGLLQPVANNSNPNVLRWISRLPRGVMRSLLRGRSEKSWNQMFSSHSGVGDSSVMADTMGKRIRSSLQSPRIAGAHADLLRWIHSGQRKGARSTLWAKMESQHYAKNVLVVWANQDQEYHYPQDMNSQVKRIDVPYGHYFPTFQYKETAAILAEWADTLR; this is translated from the coding sequence ATGATTGTACATACAACAAACATGAATCAGGTAATAAGTAAGTCTAATATGGCAAGTACGACCATTTTTATGACAGGAAGTACAGGTTTTATCGGCAAAGAAACGGTCAAACAACTCACGCAGGGAGACGCACAATTGCTCTTGCTGGTTCGTTCAGAACAGCGAGCCAGAACTGTGCTGAAGGCTTATGGAGTGAAGGATTTCGACCGGATTACCTTTATTACAGGTGATTTGTCCAAGTCGGGTCTTGGACTTACCGCAGCGGACCGGGAGCGTGCTCTTGAAGCAAATGTGATCATTCATGCGGGTGGAACGATGGACGTCACTTTGGAACGAAAAGTAGCTGAGCAGATATTCATGAATGGAGCCAGAGAAGTGGCACAGCTAGCACAGGAAATCCACCGTACTCATGGATTGAGACACTTTATCCACGTTGTTGGTTATATGAGTCCTTATGGAGAGCGGAATGAACAGGGGAATTATCTCCAGGTTGAGCATGTGGATAACAATGAAAGTGCATATGAAGAGATGAAGTTTCATGCCGATCTGCATATTCGCGAGCATGCAAAACAGCATCACTATCCCTTATCCGTTGTAAATCCGAGTACAGTGGTTGGACCACGTCCCACAGGTGAAACCGAGCAAACGGGTGGGATTGGGCTGCTCATTCAGGCGATTCAGAAAGGACTTATGCCGGTCGTGCCAGGAGGTTCATCCTATTGGTTACCGCTTGTGGAGAATGACCTTGTTGCACAGACGCTTGTTTTTCTATCCAGGGAAACAGCTCCAGTTGGAGGTACCTATCCACTATTGGCGCGGAAGAAAGACAGTCCCAATATGAAGGAACTGCTGCAACTTCTGGCGCAGCAACTGGACGTACCCAAGCCAAAAGGGGCTGTGCCACTACCATGGATTCAATGGATCATGAGATCAGGTGGTTCACGCATCAGTGGTGTTCCAGCGGAGTCGGTTGCTTTTATTACCAACAGGTCATTCCCGGTTGAAGAGACGGAGGCACTGTTCACACGTATGGGGCAAAACTGGCCGGACATCCGGGAACAGCTTCCGCTGGTTACAGCCGATCTGGACTATCGTCTGCGGTATACGCCGTTACCTGAGGGTTTTCCGACAGATTATACTCGGTCACGGAGCGGAAATATGGCTATGCTTGGTTGGGAGGGTGAGGGAGAGCCTTGGATTATTGTACATGGTTTGCTTCAATCTGCGGATGAGATGTTACCTTTGGGACAACAGCTTAGGGACCGGACCGGGAACCCGGTATGGTTAATCGATCTCGCCGGATTCGGACGGTCCCCTGTACATCAGGGGGAAGAAGCATTTGAAGGTCAGGTGGATGCATTGCTTACGGCGCTCGGTGAGTTTGAAGGTCCGGTGAAGCTGGTGGGGCATTCGATCGGTGCTGCTATTGCAGCTGAGGCACAGATGCGTAGCGGGCGGACAGACATTCGACTGGGGTTGCTTCAGCCAGTAGCTAACAATTCGAATCCGAATGTGCTGAGATGGATTTCCCGTTTGCCAAGAGGGGTGATGCGCTCCCTGCTGCGTGGCAGATCGGAGAAAAGTTGGAATCAAATGTTCAGTTCACATAGCGGCGTAGGCGACAGCAGTGTTATGGCCGATACCATGGGCAAGAGAATACGCTCCAGTCTCCAGTCCCCTCGCATTGCAGGAGCACATGCAGACTTGTTGCGCTGGATTCACTCGGGTCAGAGGAAAGGCGCCAGATCAACGTTGTGGGCGAAAATGGAAAGTCAGCATTATGCCAAGAATGTATTAGTTGTGTGGGCCAATCAAGATCAGGAATATCACTATCCCCAGGATATGAACTCACAGGTCAAACGGATAGATGTACCCTATGGACATTACTTTCCGACGTTTCAATATAAGGAAACAGCTGCAATCCTCGCCGAATGGGCTGATACCTTGAGGTGA
- a CDS encoding aminopeptidase: MSKQRVEISKNVLTECLGLRSGENLVVVADDMKRDLAESIYEAGKALGAESVLLIMEERSRSGEEPPAPIAEAMIRADVAVCVTRYSLTHTQARKKAAASGTRVATMPGMTEDMFVNGAITAEYSQVKALTEKVTALLTTGRHVRIEKQGHSLSFSIEDRNGVPSTGMYLNPGESGNLPSGEAYIAPVEGKGEGRIVVDGSVAGIGALREPLILTVKEGRLVSAEGPDGAQLLATLGEGDGRFLGEFGIGTNNKARITGVVLEDEKVYGTIHVAFGSNNTFGGTIAAGVHIDAVVQKPDVYIDDKLIIRQGELVE, encoded by the coding sequence ATGAGCAAGCAACGTGTGGAAATCAGTAAAAATGTGCTAACGGAATGTCTCGGACTGCGCAGCGGAGAGAATCTGGTAGTTGTCGCAGACGATATGAAACGGGATCTGGCTGAATCCATCTATGAGGCAGGCAAAGCACTTGGAGCAGAGTCAGTCCTGTTAATCATGGAGGAACGTAGCAGATCTGGAGAAGAGCCACCTGCGCCGATTGCAGAGGCCATGATTCGAGCAGATGTAGCCGTGTGTGTAACGCGATATTCATTAACACATACCCAGGCACGCAAAAAAGCCGCTGCCTCTGGTACCCGAGTGGCAACAATGCCTGGCATGACAGAGGATATGTTTGTGAACGGAGCTATTACAGCTGAATATTCGCAAGTAAAGGCGTTGACCGAGAAGGTAACGGCTCTATTAACCACAGGTCGCCATGTGCGAATAGAGAAGCAGGGCCATAGTCTTTCCTTTTCCATTGAAGATCGTAACGGTGTACCAAGCACAGGTATGTATTTGAACCCCGGTGAATCGGGCAACTTGCCGTCAGGAGAAGCTTATATTGCTCCGGTTGAAGGTAAAGGGGAAGGCCGTATTGTTGTAGATGGCTCCGTTGCTGGAATCGGTGCACTTCGTGAACCGTTGATATTAACCGTCAAGGAAGGACGGTTGGTGTCAGCTGAAGGCCCGGATGGGGCACAATTACTGGCAACACTTGGCGAGGGGGATGGCCGCTTTCTCGGCGAATTCGGAATTGGAACCAATAACAAGGCGCGAATCACGGGTGTGGTGCTTGAAGATGAGAAGGTATACGGTACAATTCATGTGGCCTTTGGCAGCAATAACACATTTGGTGGAACGATCGCCGCAGGTGTTCATATTGATGCAGTTGTACAAAAGCCGGACGTGTACATCGATGACAAGCTGATCATTCGTCAGGGTGAATTGGTCGAATAA